From Scatophagus argus isolate fScaArg1 chromosome 2, fScaArg1.pri, whole genome shotgun sequence:
AACGTTGACACACGTTACAGTGTAAGAATAAACAAAAGTCCGTCCGTCCTCGACTGTCTTTCTGCATCAGCTgatctttgtgtttgctgatggTTAGctagtgttagcatgctaacatgctaaaccaGGATGGTGAATATGTTAAACGTCATGCCTGCTCAATGTTAGCATATTGGTGTTAGCATTCCAGTGTCTCAGCACTGCAGACAGACCGGACTGTTagaatgagtttgttttgtcctgCAGCGTCTCCACGAAGGTGTCCTCAGAGACCTGGAGCGactggagaggaagaaggacaATCTGaggctgctggaggagcagaggacTCTGACcagacagctggaggaggagaggcggCGCAGAGAGACGGAGCTCCGCCCACAGGACCACTGAGACAGGTAAAGACATCAGCACACCTGTCCAAGGACAGGCAGAGGGGCTCTAATGCACGACACCACTCAAACTTAATATCACTGTGTTacctgcacaggtgtgtgtcGCTGTGACTGAGGGCCGGTgatggacagcagcagtgagcagcTGGGCGGAGGCGAGGACGAGGCCACCTGTACGTCGGCCTCTGAGGGtctggaggagggggaggtggagggtgaGACCCTGCTGATCGTGGAGTCGGAGGATCAGGGTTCGGTGGATCTGTCACATGACCAGAGCGGAGACTCTCTGACCAGCGACGTGGGCGAGGAGGCTGACGGAGGCTGGGCCTGCGAGGACATGTCCTTCTACTGCGACCGCTGCCACAAGTGGGTCCCTGCAGGTGaggcagccaatcacagctcgGTTTCTCTGTTCTTGTCTGAGTTGAACACACTCGCTCACCTTTGAATGAAGGAAGCTGACCGACTGTGTTTGTTGAGCAGCTCAGCTCCGCGGCGAGCAGCCCAGCTACCTGAAAGGAGACAACTTCTTTAAATTCGTCTGCTGCGACTGCTCTGAGGACGGCAAGGAGAGCTTTGAGAGGATGAGACTCACCTGGCAGCAGGTAGGTCCCTAACGCCCCACAGCTGCCCGCCGCACGCGCGCCTGGTTCACCTGAGCCGCACCCAGAGAACAGTGAggttaaacagaaacacaaacgcTTGAGTCGTGGTGTTAATCGGGTTTTTATGTCCTGTGTGTCAGGTGGTGATGTTGGCCATGTACAACTTGTCACTGGAGGGGACGGGACGTCAGGGTTACTTCAGATGGAAAGAGGACATCTGCGCTTTCATTGGGCGACACTGGAACTTCCTGCTGGGAACCAGGTGATGCAGTTTtatttccctcctcctctcgtcACCTGTCGGTTCCTGTTGTCTTCCTCCCGTTCATGCTCTGTAACACGAGTTAAGAACACAAGCCACAGTGAGAGCAGGGACGTCCCCCCTCTTCCTTTAAAGAGCACCTGAACACTCACCTGTTCCACCTGCACCTTCAGGTTCTCCTGCTCTCCTGTTTCAGCTCTTACTGCTTTAGTCTGATTCtgttgtactgaaacttgttgttctgtaagtcgctttggatgaaagcgtctgctaaatgaaCTGTGATGAAACTTGTTTGACATCCTGTCGTCATGTCAGTACTGGAGTGAAGCTGGACACAAGTGGTAGTTGCAGTTGAACTCCTGAACTGTCAGGAAGTCCACCTGGAGCCCAGACTCTTTGGTGGACGCGTCCTCCAGACGGCACAGACACACGTTAATATCGAGAGTGGGACATCCCGGCTTGTCCTTTCCTGCCGCCGTGTTTGACCTGCTGAgcgtcttcctctctgtgcaggAAGAAGACGTCGACATGGTGGAGCACCGTGGCAGGCTGTCTGTCGGTCGGCAGTCCCACCTTCTTCCGCTCAGGAGCACAAGAGTTTGGTGAGCCCGGTTGGTGGAAGCTCGTCCAGAACCGGCCTCCAACTCTGAGACCCGAGGTGGACAAATCCACTACGAAGGCCAAAGGTAACGTTGACCCGCGCTCATCTGGAAGCCCTTTGGTCAAAGGTCTCATGTAATCCCTGCAGGTAAAGGACTCTGAACCTTTTGTTGCTCGTCTTCAGCCTCCAAACCTGCCGTGGATCCGATCATCACCGTGGAGGGCCTGAGGAAGCGTGGAGCCAGGAACCCTGTGGAGAACGCCATGCAGCTGAAGGAGAAACGCTCTCGCACACAGGAGGCCAAAGACATACGGCGGGCTCAGAAGGAGGCGGTGGGGGGTTACACCGACCGCAGCGCCTCCTCCACGCCGGTCAAACTGGGCGGAGGCCGTGGCGGGAGCACCGGGCGCCGCCCCGACCTCATCCTGGAGAAAGGCGAGGTCATCGATTTTTCCTCCCTCAGCTCTTCAGACCGAACGCCACTCACCAGCCCGTCACCCTCACCTTCACCCGACTTCTCTGCCCCGGGGACGCCGGCGTCCCATTCAGCAACACCCAGCCTGCTGTCGGAGGCAGACCTGATCCCTGACGCCATGCCTCCGCAGGCTCTGTTCCACGGTGAGTTAGCGCATGAGTTAACGTGTGGCTGAATAGCTTCCTGTTGTGTGCACGTGACGTTAACACTGATGGAGTGTCTCTCCGTTGCCTCAGATGATGAAGAGATGGAGACGGAGGGGATGATTGATCCAGGGATGGAGTACATCCCTCCTCCCAGCGCTAATCTTGTCGCCCGCAAGAAGCTCCGCGTTGCCCCACCTCACATTAAATGTGAAGCGGAGAGCGAGGACGACGAAGCTCGCGAACGTGAGGACGACTTTGAAGAGCCAGCAGGACAGAGTGAAGGTCCGTCTCTGTCCACTGGAGGTTGTGTTGGTGCTGGAGGACCTGAGCGTAGGAGGGCAGCGCATCCCGAGAAAGCAGACGGTGCTGACGCTGCTTCGCGGGCTCCTCGCTTCACGTTGCTCAGCCTGTACGAGGAGAAGATGCTGCTGCGACGGCTGGACGCCTGCCCTTTGGCTTTGGCCGTCACCCCGCAGGCCAAACGCCTCCACAGGAAGCTGCTGGTCCGCCAGgccaagagacagagagggctCCCGTTGCTGGACATCGATCGGGCCGTCAGTGCCGCCCTCAGCCTGGTGGGAGGGATCTACGGCGCCCAGGAGGCGGGGCCACAGGCGCAGGGTGGAGTCAGAGGGAAGTACGGCACCAACAGCCAGGAGCTGCGTATTTTGGATCGCTTCCAGGTACCTTAAACGTCAGTGCCGGTGTCATTCCCTCGTCTCGCTGATGTGTCCCGCTGGTTTACATGTTAGTTCAGGTCCTCGCATCCTGGCTCAGCAGGAAGTGGACCATTTAAGGTGCTGTGACCTCAGGACTGAACCAGAGATTCATCCTGTAGTCGAGTCGTGACCCTCAGGACGTTTTGTGTcagtaaaatgttcaaatgaaacCCGTCTGTGAGAGCTGTGCCTGCCTCAGGATGATGACCCGGTCGGGGTTTTGTTGGGGTGCTGAAcgttgatgtgtttttgtgcagacCAACCTGTCGAGCAGAAGGGGCGTCCAGCAGCAGTCGGTGTCCTTCTGGCATCGCTTGATGGGAGCAGAGGGCAGTTTGGACCAGAGCATCAAGAGTCCATACACCTCCCGCATCCTAAAACCGTACATCAGGTAAGGATTTTCCTAAAACACTCATCCAGGTGCAGCACGTCCTGCCTCAGGTAGGCCGAGTTTGAAAACCTCCTGTCAGGTATGGAAGGTTTCAGgatgttttcctcctctgcccAGTGTCACAgtcttcttcctgtgtttgttctgcaggAGGGATTATGAAAGTCGTCCCCTGAAGCTGAGGTTGTTGTCGGAGATCAGAGCTTACCCACACAGGAAGGACCCTGACTGGGTCCCGGAACCCAATGCCCCCATTGACTACTGCTACGTCCGCCCCAACCACATCCCCTCTGTCAACGCCATGTGTCATGACAGCTTCTGGCcaggtagcacacacacatgcgtgttTACTGACACGGAACCATCCCGCCATGAATCTGTGGTCTGAACCTGCCCCGTGTCCTGCCCTGGTCTTGTCCTGTAGGCGTGGACCTGTCCGAGTGCCTGCAGTACCCCGACTTCAGTGTGGTTGTCCTCTATAAGAAAGTTGTGGTTGGCTTTGGTTTCATGGTGCCAGACGTGAAGTACAACGAGGCCTACATCTCCTTCCTGCTGGTCCATCCGGAGTGGAGGAGAGCCGGCATCGGCACCTTCATGATCTACCATCTgattcaggtgtgtgtgctgctgctgtggccgTGAGTTGTCTCTAGAGGCCAGAAACAGTCTGTGTTCAGGGTCACATGTAAGGAAAGAACGTTACAATAGCAGAGTTAGTTAATGTAATGTTTGCTCAACGTTGGCTGAAGTGAGACTGAGAGATTTGAACCGTTAGAGgagctttgtgttgttttgggtCTTGACCCACATGcactttcagatttttaaatgtcaaaaaaatctCCAAATCTGTATTTAGATTTGCAAGCATATTgagatttgaaaatgtgtatgtAGAGAGAAATTAAGAGCTGAGGAGTCGTGTTTTGCTGTGGGGAGTCAGCAGGACTTATTTCtgctgctaactgctgctgactgtagctgctgtcagctgcactGAGCCCAGTGAACACATCTGGACCAGGACCAAACGCAGCCTCTGAGACTGACGGTGTAGCCGTGACCCCCGCTCAGACCTCCGGAGGGGGAGGGGCCGACCGCTACCCGACCTCTCACTTCCCACAGAGGTCAGTAGGGTCACGTCAGAGTCCTGGTCCTGCTGTAAACCACCCCGGCCGTATGTTCTCTGTCCTGAGACTGGCTGCGTTCGCTGGGCTCAGCGTTGGCGGTCTGACAGGAATCTCACGCTGCGTGTTGCTGGTGTGTTTCAGACGTGTATGGGGAAAGACGTGACGCTGCACGTGTCGGCCAGTAATCCTGCCATGCTGCTTTATCAGAAGTTTGGTTTCAAAGCTGAGGAATACATCCTGGACTTCTATGATAAATATTACCCTGTGGACAGCACCGAGTGCCGCCACGCCTTCTTCCTCCGTCTGAGACGCTGAAGCGGCGACTCGCGTCCGCCTGCTGGGTGAAGGTTTGCGGCGCCCTGATGACATCAGCCATCAAACTGACGACGTTCTTCAAGAGCAGAAGAACACATCAGAGATCCTGTCTGAGATCACAGATTTCACGTCCTGCTTTC
This genomic window contains:
- the LOC124052898 gene encoding protein PET117 homolog, mitochondrial; this encodes MSTASKVVLGVSVVLTLSTVAAVHLKQAWDRQRLHEGVLRDLERLERKKDNLRLLEEQRTLTRQLEEERRRRETELRPQDH
- the kat14 gene encoding cysteine-rich protein 2-binding protein; its protein translation is MDSSSEQLGGGEDEATCTSASEGLEEGEVEGETLLIVESEDQGSVDLSHDQSGDSLTSDVGEEADGGWACEDMSFYCDRCHKWVPAAQLRGEQPSYLKGDNFFKFVCCDCSEDGKESFERMRLTWQQVVMLAMYNLSLEGTGRQGYFRWKEDICAFIGRHWNFLLGTRKKTSTWWSTVAGCLSVGSPTFFRSGAQEFGEPGWWKLVQNRPPTLRPEVDKSTTKAKASKPAVDPIITVEGLRKRGARNPVENAMQLKEKRSRTQEAKDIRRAQKEAVGGYTDRSASSTPVKLGGGRGGSTGRRPDLILEKGEVIDFSSLSSSDRTPLTSPSPSPSPDFSAPGTPASHSATPSLLSEADLIPDAMPPQALFHDDEEMETEGMIDPGMEYIPPPSANLVARKKLRVAPPHIKCEAESEDDEAREREDDFEEPAGQSEGPSLSTGGCVGAGGPERRRAAHPEKADGADAASRAPRFTLLSLYEEKMLLRRLDACPLALAVTPQAKRLHRKLLVRQAKRQRGLPLLDIDRAVSAALSLVGGIYGAQEAGPQAQGGVRGKYGTNSQELRILDRFQTNLSSRRGVQQQSVSFWHRLMGAEGSLDQSIKSPYTSRILKPYIRRDYESRPLKLRLLSEIRAYPHRKDPDWVPEPNAPIDYCYVRPNHIPSVNAMCHDSFWPGVDLSECLQYPDFSVVVLYKKVVVGFGFMVPDVKYNEAYISFLLVHPEWRRAGIGTFMIYHLIQTCMGKDVTLHVSASNPAMLLYQKFGFKAEEYILDFYDKYYPVDSTECRHAFFLRLRR